A stretch of DNA from Leptotrichia sp. oral taxon 215 str. W9775:
TAAGATATTTGCTGAATCAACAGTTTCTAAAATATTGGATCTGGTTCAGAATGCAAGTGGCAAAAAATCTAAAACAGAAAATTTTATAACAAAGTTTGCAGGTTACTATACTCCGGTAGTGGTTATTATTGCTGTATTGATTTCTGTTGTACCACCATTATTTATAAGAGGTGCGGTTTTTGCCGATTATTCAGAATGGATATATAAAGGTCTTGTATTTTTAGTTTTATCATGTCCATGTGCCCTTGTAATTTCCATACCGTTAGGTTTCTTTGGGGGAATTGGAGGAGCTTCAAAACACGGAATATTAATCAAAGGTGGAAATTATCTGGAGGCATTGAATAAGGTGCATACAGTAGTTATGGATAAAACAGGGACACTGACTAAAGGAATTTTTAAGGTTACAGAAATTAATGTAAGTGACTCTGAATGGTCAGAGGATGAGCTTCTGAAGTATACAGCTTATGCAGAAAGCTTTTCAAATCACCCTATTGCATGCTCAATAGTTGAAGAATATGAAAGAAATCATGAAAAAATAAATAAGGCTTTAATCTCTGATTTTGAGGAAATTTCAGGATATGGAATAAAAGTCACTGCAGATGGAAGAAAAATAACAGCTGGAAATGCAAAGCTGATGAACTCTGAAAATATTAGTTTTACAGAAAGTGAGAAAGCAGGAACGGTTATTTATGTTGCAGCTGACGGAAAATATATCGGAAATATTCTGATTGCCGATGAGATAAAGGAAGATTCCATGAAGGCAGTGGAAGAAATGAAGAAAAATGGTGTAAAAGAAGTTGTAATGCTTACAGGGGATACAAGAAAAATAGGAGAAAGCATAGCAGAAAAGTTACATATAGACAAAGTCTTTACAGAGTTACTTCCCAATCAGAAGGTGGAAAAGCTTGAAGAACTTTTTATGCAAAAATCAGATAATGAAAAAATTATGTTCGTAGGCGACGGAATAAATGATGCCCCTGTTCTGGCAAGAGCTGACATAGGAGTTGCTATGGGAGGAGTCGGAAGTGATGCGGCAATAGAAGCGGCAGATGTGGTAATAATGAATGATGAACCTTCTAAAATAGTAACTGCAATGAAAATAGCAAAAAGAACCCGTACAATAGTGTGGCAGAATATAATAATTGCATTAGGAGTTAAGTTTATAGTGCTTGCACTTGGAATTGGAGGGCATGCAACAATGTGGGAGGCAGTTTTTGCAGATGTTGGTGTTGCCCTGATTGCAATTTTAAATGCCATGAGAGTTATGAAAGGAAAATTTTAAGTACAAAATAAATTTTAAAGATATTAGTAAAATTAGGTATTAAAATAAAAAATTTAAAATGGGGAGCAGAAAACTGTCTCAAGATAGAAAAAATAAAGTATATGAAAAAATATAAAAAACATTTTCATATTAATTTTTAAGTTTTTCTTGTGGGACAGTTACTGCTCCTGTTTTTGAAAATGATTAAAATAGGAAAAATTGTGAATATATTTTAAATAATTAGTAAAAAAATATCTCATAATTGAAAAAATGTGCTATAATTTATAATAATGAAAAATTATTGAAAATAAAATTGGAGATATGGAATGACAAAAATTGCCGGAAATTTTAAGCAGAATCTGCTTTCCCAGGAGGATATGAAAAAAAAGGTTAAGGAACTACAGGAAAGCGGGAAAAAAGTAGTTTTTACAAATGGGGTGTTTGATATACTTCATGTTGGACATCTTACTTATCTTGAGGAAGCAGGAAATTTGGGAGATGTTCTCGTAGTTGGAGTAAACAGTGACAGATCTGTAAAAACAAACAAAGGGGATAAAAGGCCTATAAATCCTGAGAAGTTTAGAGCACAGATGCTTCTTGGATTAAAATTTGTTGATTTTACTGTAATATTTGATGAAAAGACACCGGAAAATCTTCTGGATTTATTGAAACCGGATATTCATGTAAAGGGTGGAGATTACAGGAAGGAAGATTTGCCAGAAACAGAAATTGTGGAAAAAAATGGTGGAGAAGTGAAGATACTTTCCTTTGTTGATAATATATCCACAACAGAAATTATAAAAAAAATAATAAATGTATATTCTAAAAATAAATAACAGAAATTATAAAAATTGGAAATGGGAAAAAATGAAGGAAAAAATATTAACATTTGAGGAAATAGACAGGTTAGCTGTTAAAATAGCTGAAAAAATGAAAAATGGAGGCTGTCTGGGACTTATAGGAGATCTAGGTACCGGAAAAACAACCTTTACAAAAAGAATATGTAAGGAATACAATATTCATGAAAATATAAAGAGTCCTACATTTACATATGTTATTGAATATACTTCAGGTGATGTGACAGTATATCATTTTGATGCGTACAGAATAATAAATCCTGAAGAAATATATGAAATAGGATTTGAAGACTATATAGGTGAAGAAAATGCCGCTGTAATAGTTGAATGGGCAGACAATATAATAGATGAGATGCCTGAACACACAGTATATATTGAGATATCCTATAATGATGAAACAAGTAGAAAAATATCCATGTATAAATTAAAAAACGGAGAAAAAGAATATGTTGACTTTTGCAATAACAACAACAACTAAACTGGCAGGGATTTCCCTCCACAAGGATAATAAAATACTGGGAGAAATTAAAATCGAAGTTTCCAGAACCCATTCTACGACTATACTTGACCAGATAGAGGGCCTGTTTGCATGGACGGGAGAAAAACTGGATAATGTAGGAAATGTTCTGGTTTCAATAGGGCCAGGTTCCTTTACAGGAGTTAGGATAGCAATATCAGTAGTAAAAGGAATGTTTTATGGAAGAAATGTAAACTTTTATCAGGTGAATGAACTGGATGCTCTGGCTTATCAGGCATTTTACAGTTTAGACAGTAATTTTTTATCACAGAATAGTGGAAGTGATGAAAATAGTAAAATAGAAATATATTCCATGATAGATTCAGGGAAGGAAAAAATATATTGTGCAGCTTATGAGGCAGAAGCTTCAGAAGAAAAACTTAGACAGGTTGGAGATTATGAAGTGATTAAGCTTGAAAAATTGCTGGAAAAGCTGGATAATAAAAATAAAAAAATAGTAATTATTGGAGATGCAGGGATCAATTACAAGGAAAAAATTGCAGGAACACTAAAAAATAGAGCATTGTTTCTGGCAGATGACAGAATGAAAATATCAACTGCAACATTTATGCAAATGTTTTTAAATAATATATTGGAAAAAAGTGACATTTTTCAGTTAAAGCCTGACTACTTGGAAAAATCTCAGGCGGAAAGGGATAAAAAATAATGGGTTTAAAAGATAGACTTGCAGCACCTAAAAAAGGATTTTTTGGGAAACTTAAGGAAGTGCTTTTAGGAAAGGCTATTGATGATGATCTGTATGAAGAACTGGAAGAACTGTTAATCCAGTCTGATATAGGAATGAAAATGACTATGCAGCTTGTGGAAGAGCTGGAAAAACAAGTGAGTAAAAAGAAACTGAAAACATCTGAAGCTGTGTATGACCAGCTAAAGGAACTGCTGAAGGAAAAACTTATAAGCAACAATTCCTCAGATGAAAGTTCAGGAGTAAAGATAAAAGACGGTGAACTTAATATAATCCTTGTTGTGGGAGTAAATGGTGTCGGAAAGACAACTTCCATAGGGAAAATAGCTAATCAGCTTAAAAATCAAGGGAAAAAGGTTATAATAGGAGCTGGAGATACATTCAGGGCAGCTGCGATAGAGCAGATTGAGGAATGGGGAAAAAGGACAGGTATTGAAGTTGTAAAACAGGCTCAGGGAAGTGATCCGGCAGCAGTAATATTTGATGCTGTGAGCACTGCTAAAAACAGAAATTTTGATGTTGTAATACTTGATACGGCAGGAAGACTGCACAATAAAAAAGATTTGATGAAGGAACTTGAAAAAATAAATAAAATAATAAGACAGCAGTCAGGTCAGGAAAAAATTGAGACATTGCTTGTTATAGACAGTACAACTGGCCAAAATGGATTAGAGCAGGCAAGGGTATTTAACGAAATTGTGGAACTGACAGGGATAATCCTTACAAAATTTGACGGGACTGCAAAGGGTGGAATCATTTTCCCAATATCTGAAGAATTACAGAAACCAATTAAGTTTATAGGAGTTGGTGAAGGAATAGAAGATCTGAAGGAATTCAATGTAAAGGAATTTGTGGAAGCAATGTTTGATTAGTATAGATAGTTTATGGAATATATGCTTTATGTGGAGGGAAAATTCCCTCAATGAATTTATTTAAAAAAGTAACAAATTGATATTTAGAAACGGAGTGAATTTTAGTGGCAAACTTAACGGAAGAATTGAAAGAAAGAGCAAAAAAATTAGGAAAGACAATTATCCTACCTGAAACAGAAGATGAAAGGGTTCTTAGGGCAGCTGAAAAAGTTTTAGCTGAAGGAATTGCCAAAGTGGCACTTGTAGGAAACGAAAAAAAGATTAAGGAAGATGCAGAAAAACTGGGTGTTTCTCTGGAAGGAGCAATTATATACGATCCTGAAAACTGCGCTACAATAGATGAAATGGCAGAAATTTTGAGACAAAAAAGAGAGAAAAAAGGAATGACATTTGAAACTGCAAAGGCAACATTGCTTTCAGATCCAAGATTTTTTGGGGCAATGCTAGTTTACCAAGGAAGAGTAGACGGAATGGTTGCAGGGTCAAATTCACCTACAGCACATGTTTTAAGATCAGCAATATTGACAATAGGGCCTAAACCTGGGTTGAAAACAGTATCAAGCTCGTTTATAATGGTAACAAAAACTCCTGAATTTGGAGATAATGGAACATTCATATATGCAGATGGAGGAGTTATACCTAATCCTACTGCTATGCAGCTTGCAGACATTGCAATTTCAAGTGCAGAAAAGGCAAGAAAAACAGTTGGAATGAAAGAACCGAAAGTAGCATTCCTGTCATTCTCTACAAAAGGAAGTGCAGATGGAGAATCTGTAACAAAAGTTAGAGAAGCTATAGAAATTTTAAAAGAAAGAAATGTAGATTTTGAATTTGACGGAGAATTCCAGCTTGATGCGGCAATTGTTCCTGAAGTGGCAAAGGCTAAAGCACCAGGTTCAAAGGTGGCAGGGCATGCAAATGTTCTTATATTCCCTGATTTAAATTCAGGAAATATTGGGTACAAGCTAACTCAGAGATTGGCAGGAGCTAAGGCGTTAGGACCGTTAATTCAAGGATTGGCAAGTCCTGTTCACGATCTTTCGAGAGGATGCAGTGTAGAAGATATAGTTGAAGTTGTTGCTATAACAGCTGTAGAATCAGACCAAAAATAAATTAAAATAAAAAACATACAAACCAAGGAGGAAAAATGAAAATACTAGTAATTAACAGCGGAAGTTCATCTTTAAAATTTGAACTTATTGACATGACAAACGAAAAAACACTTGCTAAAGGGATTTGTGAAAGAGTGGGTATAGCTAACCCTATCTTTACATACAAAAATTTAGTAAAGGGAACAAAAATTGATAAACAGGAAGCTCCTATGGAAAATCATTCTATTGCGATAGACCTTGTTCTGAAAACATTACAGGACAAAGAACATGGTGTAATAACAAATGTTGACGAAATTGATGCAATAGGACACAGAGTCGTTCATGGTGGAGAATATTATGATGATTCAGTAGTTGTAGATGATGAAGTTATAAAAAATCTTGAAGATGTATCAGCACTTGCCCCACTTCATAACCCGGCAAACATAATGGGAATAAAAGTTATGAAGGAACTTCTTCCAGACAAGAAAAATGTTGTAGTATTTGATACAGCTTTCCATCAGTCTATGCTTCCTGAAGCATATATGTATGCATTCCCATACGAAGACTATACTGAATTAAAAGTAAGAAAATATGGATTCCACGGAACTTCCCACAAGTATGTAAGTGAACTGGTAAGAGAAGTTTTAGGAAAAGAAGATAGCAAAATAATTGTCTGCCATTTGGGAAATGGAGCAAGTATATCAGCAGTAAAAAATGGAAAAGTTGTAGATACTTCAATGGGGTTGACACCTCTTGCAGGAGTTATGATGGGAACAAGAACAGGAGATGCTGATCCTGCCGCTGCTCTTTATGTAATGGAAAAAAGAGGTCTTTCTTTAAAGGAAATAGACACAAGAATGAATAAAAAATCAGGAATCTTAGGGATTTTTGGAGAAAGTTCAGATTTCAGAGATCTGGAAGCAGCAATGGAAGCTGGAAATGAAAGAGCTAAACTTGCTTATGATATGTTCTGCTACAGAGTTAAAATATATATAGGTGCATATGCTGCCGCAATGGACGGAGTAGATGCCATAGCCTTTACAGGAGGAATAGGAGAAAATGGTAGCGATCCTAGAGAAACTATATGTGAAGGATTAGGATATCTAGGGTTGAAGTTTGATGCTGAAAAGAATAAAGAAAGAATTTCAGGAACAGTTGAATTATCAAAACCTGATTCAAAAGTAAAAGTATATAAAGTTGAAACTAATGAAGAACTTGTAATTGCAAGAGATACTTATAGACTTACAAAGTAGTTTTAATAAGGATTAATGCCTTTAAAAACTAAAAAAATAGATTGTAATAAAAAAACTTTAACATATTACTTGAAAATACTATAAAAATATGATATCATTATTTAAAACGACAAAAATTATTATCGGTAAAATTGATAGATAGAAAGGAGTCCGTAATGAAAAAAAATATACATCCTGAATATAAGTTTGTAGTATTCGAAGATACAAGTAATGGTGAAAAGTTTTTAGGAAAATCAACAAAGTATTCTAAAGAAACAACAACTTTTGAAGGACAGGAATATCCTGTAATAAAAGTTGCTACAAGTTCAACATCACACCCGTTCTATACAGGTAAATCTAAATTCGTTGATGAAACAGGAAGAGTTGATAAATTTAAGAAAAAATATAACTTATAATATTAATAAAAACAGAGTTGCTATTTTTAATAGTAGTAGTCTCTGTTTTTTTTGAGAAAAAAGAATTATAAAATAATATATATAATGTGTATTTATGGGGAAAATAGGGAAAGTAAATTAATGATAAAAATAATATCAGATGAGTAACAAAAAATAATATATAAACTAATAATGAACGGAGTGATTATCAATGGCAGTTTTTGAATTAAAGCATCCGCTAATAGAGCATAAACTTACAAACTTAAGAAGTAAAAATACAGATACTAAGCTTTTCAGGGAAAGTCTTAATGAAATAGCAGGTTTAATGGTATATGAAGCAACAAAACATTTACCATTGAAGGAAATTGAAACAGAAACTCCTATTCAAAAAACTAGAACAAAAGTTCTTGATGAGCCTGTAACACTTGTTCCTATCCTTAGGGCAGGATTGGGAATGATAGATGGAATATTACAGCTTCTACCAAATGCAAAGGTAGGCCATCTTGGAGTATATAGAAATGAAGAAACTCTGGAACCTGTATATTATTACGCAAAAATGCCTGCAAATGTTGCTGAAAGTCAAGTATTTGTAGTTGATCCGATGCTTGCAACTGGTGGTTCAATGATTTACACACTTAATTATTTAAAGGATAAAGGTGTAAAAAATATTACAATGCTATGTATAATAGGAGCACCTGAAGGAATTAAAAAAGTTCTTGAAAAACATCCTGATGTGGATCTGTATATTGCCGCAATTGATGACGGACTTAATGAAAATGCCTATATTTATCCAGGTTTAGGAGATGCAGGAGATAGAATTTTTGGAACAAAATAAAAATTTAAAAAAAAGAAATATTTTGAAAATAAAAGTAGAAAAATATAAAAATTTATAGTATAATATGAACAGTATTTCTAAATTATCTATAAATTATTATAGATAATATTTCTCATTTATTATTCATAAACAGGACGTCCGTTGAGGACGCCCTGTTTATATATAATATCTATTTATTTAATGGAATTTTTATAATTACTTCTGAACCTTTATCAGTAGAAGGAATAAATATTCCATATTCTTTTCCATAATAAAATTTAATTCTTTTAGCAACATTTTTAATACCGACACCGCCTGTCTTACTTTTTTTGAAGTTTTTAGATTTTTTAAATCCTATTCCGTTATCTTTAATTGAAATATTGATTGAGTTATCTTTTTTATACACATTGATTTTAATAATTCCATTTTCTGAAATATTTTTTATCCCATGATAGATGGAATTTTCCACAATAGGCTGAATAATAATTTTAGGAACTTCAACTGAAAGAAGCGTTTCATCTACATTGAAAAAATATGAAAGTTTATCTTCATATCTCTGTTTTTGTATGAATAAATATTCTTGAACATGCTTTATTTCATCTTTTAAAAAAATCATTTCATTTCCATTGCTAAGGGAAATCCTGAAGAAGTTTGCCAGTGCTTTTGTAATGGCAATGACTTTTTTCTTATCTTCAAATTCTGCCATCCAGATAATAGTATCAAGTGTATTGTATAAAAAATGTGGATTAATCTGGCTATGAAGGGCTTTTATTTCGTATTCTCTTAAATATTTGATTTTTTTAATCATTGTATTAAAGTGCTCAATCAGATTATTTATTTCATAGCCTGTATCTTCCTTAAGATGAAATTCACTTAAAGTATTTTCAAATTTTTGCATATGTTTTTCCAGCTTTATTAATGGTCTTAAAAATTTTGTTATTGCCATGAATGTAATAACTGAGGAAAAAATCAGAGAAACTAAAAAAATGGCAAGGACAATATGAGAAAAATTTCTTTTTAAAGTAATCAGATCATTCATATTAGCCAGGCTTTTCAAACTCCAGTTTGTGTTTTCTATATTTATTTTATATAAATATGTATCCTTTGATTTTATATTTTTTTCTGAAAACTTTTCAAGACATTTTTTGTTTATAAAACAGTTAACATCCCTATAATATATAATATTGTCTCTTTCATCAACTATAATGCTGTCACTCTGTTTTCCAAAAGCAAGAGAATTCAGGTATTTTTCCAGTATTTCATATTTTATGTCAAAA
This window harbors:
- a CDS encoding heavy metal translocating P-type ATPase, with the translated sequence MKSESNQIILSIKGLHCANCAAKIEKKINDINEIEEANLDFIGEKILLKTSETNEIKLIDTIQKIADSIEDGVTISSRKKKNAEAVHEHGNVHGHSHDHGGEVGRIIKLLIAGGIFFCLALMLPLPFKYRGIKLGLYLLSYIIIGGDVLLKAFNNIKRGRIFDENFLMSIATIGAFIVGEYPEAVAVMLFYQLGEMFQGIVVNRSRKSISELMDIRPDFANLKIGDKIEKVSPEDVKPGDIIIVKPGEKVPLDGEIVSGYSAFDTSALTGESLPCEMGEGSQILSGYINKTGLINVKVTKIFAESTVSKILDLVQNASGKKSKTENFITKFAGYYTPVVVIIAVLISVVPPLFIRGAVFADYSEWIYKGLVFLVLSCPCALVISIPLGFFGGIGGASKHGILIKGGNYLEALNKVHTVVMDKTGTLTKGIFKVTEINVSDSEWSEDELLKYTAYAESFSNHPIACSIVEEYERNHEKINKALISDFEEISGYGIKVTADGRKITAGNAKLMNSENISFTESEKAGTVIYVAADGKYIGNILIADEIKEDSMKAVEEMKKNGVKEVVMLTGDTRKIGESIAEKLHIDKVFTELLPNQKVEKLEELFMQKSDNEKIMFVGDGINDAPVLARADIGVAMGGVGSDAAIEAADVVIMNDEPSKIVTAMKIAKRTRTIVWQNIIIALGVKFIVLALGIGGHATMWEAVFADVGVALIAILNAMRVMKGKF
- the rfaE2 gene encoding D-glycero-beta-D-manno-heptose 1-phosphate adenylyltransferase produces the protein MKKKVKELQESGKKVVFTNGVFDILHVGHLTYLEEAGNLGDVLVVGVNSDRSVKTNKGDKRPINPEKFRAQMLLGLKFVDFTVIFDEKTPENLLDLLKPDIHVKGGDYRKEDLPETEIVEKNGGEVKILSFVDNISTTEIIKKIINVYSKNK
- the tsaE gene encoding tRNA (adenosine(37)-N6)-threonylcarbamoyltransferase complex ATPase subunit type 1 TsaE, yielding MKEKILTFEEIDRLAVKIAEKMKNGGCLGLIGDLGTGKTTFTKRICKEYNIHENIKSPTFTYVIEYTSGDVTVYHFDAYRIINPEEIYEIGFEDYIGEENAAVIVEWADNIIDEMPEHTVYIEISYNDETSRKISMYKLKNGEKEYVDFCNNNNN
- the tsaB gene encoding tRNA (adenosine(37)-N6)-threonylcarbamoyltransferase complex dimerization subunit type 1 TsaB, which encodes MLTFAITTTTKLAGISLHKDNKILGEIKIEVSRTHSTTILDQIEGLFAWTGEKLDNVGNVLVSIGPGSFTGVRIAISVVKGMFYGRNVNFYQVNELDALAYQAFYSLDSNFLSQNSGSDENSKIEIYSMIDSGKEKIYCAAYEAEASEEKLRQVGDYEVIKLEKLLEKLDNKNKKIVIIGDAGINYKEKIAGTLKNRALFLADDRMKISTATFMQMFLNNILEKSDIFQLKPDYLEKSQAERDKK
- the ftsY gene encoding signal recognition particle-docking protein FtsY; the encoded protein is MGLKDRLAAPKKGFFGKLKEVLLGKAIDDDLYEELEELLIQSDIGMKMTMQLVEELEKQVSKKKLKTSEAVYDQLKELLKEKLISNNSSDESSGVKIKDGELNIILVVGVNGVGKTTSIGKIANQLKNQGKKVIIGAGDTFRAAAIEQIEEWGKRTGIEVVKQAQGSDPAAVIFDAVSTAKNRNFDVVILDTAGRLHNKKDLMKELEKINKIIRQQSGQEKIETLLVIDSTTGQNGLEQARVFNEIVELTGIILTKFDGTAKGGIIFPISEELQKPIKFIGVGEGIEDLKEFNVKEFVEAMFD
- the pta gene encoding phosphate acetyltransferase, with product MLVANLTEELKERAKKLGKTIILPETEDERVLRAAEKVLAEGIAKVALVGNEKKIKEDAEKLGVSLEGAIIYDPENCATIDEMAEILRQKREKKGMTFETAKATLLSDPRFFGAMLVYQGRVDGMVAGSNSPTAHVLRSAILTIGPKPGLKTVSSSFIMVTKTPEFGDNGTFIYADGGVIPNPTAMQLADIAISSAEKARKTVGMKEPKVAFLSFSTKGSADGESVTKVREAIEILKERNVDFEFDGEFQLDAAIVPEVAKAKAPGSKVAGHANVLIFPDLNSGNIGYKLTQRLAGAKALGPLIQGLASPVHDLSRGCSVEDIVEVVAITAVESDQK
- a CDS encoding acetate/propionate family kinase, whose protein sequence is MKILVINSGSSSLKFELIDMTNEKTLAKGICERVGIANPIFTYKNLVKGTKIDKQEAPMENHSIAIDLVLKTLQDKEHGVITNVDEIDAIGHRVVHGGEYYDDSVVVDDEVIKNLEDVSALAPLHNPANIMGIKVMKELLPDKKNVVVFDTAFHQSMLPEAYMYAFPYEDYTELKVRKYGFHGTSHKYVSELVREVLGKEDSKIIVCHLGNGASISAVKNGKVVDTSMGLTPLAGVMMGTRTGDADPAAALYVMEKRGLSLKEIDTRMNKKSGILGIFGESSDFRDLEAAMEAGNERAKLAYDMFCYRVKIYIGAYAAAMDGVDAIAFTGGIGENGSDPRETICEGLGYLGLKFDAEKNKERISGTVELSKPDSKVKVYKVETNEELVIARDTYRLTK
- a CDS encoding type B 50S ribosomal protein L31, with the protein product MKKNIHPEYKFVVFEDTSNGEKFLGKSTKYSKETTTFEGQEYPVIKVATSSTSHPFYTGKSKFVDETGRVDKFKKKYNL
- the upp gene encoding uracil phosphoribosyltransferase; translation: MAVFELKHPLIEHKLTNLRSKNTDTKLFRESLNEIAGLMVYEATKHLPLKEIETETPIQKTRTKVLDEPVTLVPILRAGLGMIDGILQLLPNAKVGHLGVYRNEETLEPVYYYAKMPANVAESQVFVVDPMLATGGSMIYTLNYLKDKGVKNITMLCIIGAPEGIKKVLEKHPDVDLYIAAIDDGLNENAYIYPGLGDAGDRIFGTK
- a CDS encoding sensor histidine kinase, translating into MKFKKSMKNSMLLQIIFYYLIGNFLFVLFLSSIFYYTSKYIIMNKEIEYTNENVITTTRYIALYVDKLKNIINLLSVDTDIKSFLTTGNENSRQSVEKMVSFILDNNKGIKNITVIGKNGNIVSSDKTNNMNISTDMMKEPWYIDAINNSDIPVFNPIRKNPATMNSALWFLSISRDIKNRNGENLGVIVFDIKYEILEKYLNSLAFGKQSDSIIVDERDNIIYYRDVNCFINKKCLEKFSEKNIKSKDTYLYKINIENTNWSLKSLANMNDLITLKRNFSHIVLAIFLVSLIFSSVITFMAITKFLRPLIKLEKHMQKFENTLSEFHLKEDTGYEINNLIEHFNTMIKKIKYLREYEIKALHSQINPHFLYNTLDTIIWMAEFEDKKKVIAITKALANFFRISLSNGNEMIFLKDEIKHVQEYLFIQKQRYEDKLSYFFNVDETLLSVEVPKIIIQPIVENSIYHGIKNISENGIIKINVYKKDNSINISIKDNGIGFKKSKNFKKSKTGGVGIKNVAKRIKFYYGKEYGIFIPSTDKGSEVIIKIPLNK